The proteins below are encoded in one region of Bacillus vallismortis:
- the yidA gene encoding sugar-phosphatase: MYKLIAIDMDGTLLNDHHEVTEEVRNALNAAKAEGVKIVLCTGRPIGGVRRYLDELNLIEEGDYVIAYNGALVQNTHTNEVVTELSLGYDDLTSLYDLSIELKTPMHFFDSSNLYTPNRDISEFTVYESYVTQVPLHYRKVDEMPKDILIPKVMFIDKPENLSHVITSIPTDVREKYTMVRSAPFFYEILHPEASKGNAVRQLAELLEIEQAEVMSIGDNGNDLTMIEWAGCGVAMANAIPEILEAANFQTRSNNEHGVAHAIHELVLAK, from the coding sequence ATGTACAAACTAATTGCAATTGATATGGACGGAACACTTTTAAATGATCATCATGAAGTAACAGAGGAGGTCCGCAACGCGCTTAACGCGGCAAAAGCGGAAGGCGTTAAAATTGTGCTTTGCACCGGCCGGCCTATCGGGGGCGTGCGGAGATATTTAGATGAACTGAATCTAATTGAAGAAGGTGACTATGTCATCGCGTATAACGGAGCGCTTGTTCAAAATACGCATACAAATGAAGTGGTCACGGAGCTGTCTCTCGGATATGATGATTTGACTTCATTATATGACCTGAGCATAGAGCTGAAGACGCCGATGCATTTCTTTGACTCATCTAACCTGTATACGCCTAACCGGGATATCAGCGAATTTACCGTATACGAATCCTATGTGACACAAGTGCCGCTTCACTACCGAAAAGTTGACGAAATGCCAAAAGACATCCTCATCCCGAAAGTGATGTTTATTGATAAACCGGAGAACTTAAGCCACGTCATTACATCGATTCCTACAGACGTGAGAGAAAAATACACGATGGTTAGAAGCGCGCCTTTCTTTTATGAAATTCTGCACCCTGAAGCCAGCAAAGGAAATGCTGTACGCCAGCTGGCGGAGCTGCTTGAAATTGAACAGGCCGAAGTCATGTCGATTGGCGACAACGGGAACGACCTGACAATGATTGAATGGGCGGGCTGCGGCGTTGCCATGGCAAACGCCATTCCGGAAATATTGGAGGCAGCAAACTTTCAAACGCGCTCCAATAATGAACACGGCGTTGCCCATGCGATTCACGAGCTTGTGTTGGCGAAATAA
- a CDS encoding DUF1206 domain-containing protein, with protein MAVKDECMSKIKQETKPWIKRCGRLGYFAFGGVFILLGILACMTAAGAGSAKDSSGALHMLSRMPYGPILLLLIGVGLTGYVIWMVLSAFKDTEGHGTSRRGLSRRMGNLFSAAVYGTIAWKALRFVFAQGGGSTSEQTWSAYVLAQPFGQWLTGLTGAGFVLFAIVQFVKGIRASFMKEFDTSKMNKQMICIAKNTGRAGNIARAIIFSAIGYFLIKTAMTADPDDTRGFDGALAELAQQPHGKWILSMLAFGLILYGIYAIMKGIYQYMTWKK; from the coding sequence ATGGCCGTGAAAGACGAGTGCATGTCTAAAATCAAACAAGAAACCAAGCCTTGGATCAAGAGGTGCGGGAGGCTTGGTTACTTTGCATTTGGCGGCGTTTTTATCCTGCTCGGGATCTTAGCGTGTATGACGGCAGCTGGAGCGGGAAGCGCGAAAGATTCGAGCGGAGCGCTCCACATGTTATCACGCATGCCGTATGGACCGATCTTGCTTTTGCTCATTGGCGTCGGTCTCACCGGCTATGTGATATGGATGGTGTTGAGCGCGTTCAAAGACACAGAGGGACACGGAACAAGCAGACGCGGGCTGTCGCGGAGGATGGGAAATCTTTTTAGCGCCGCTGTATACGGAACCATTGCTTGGAAAGCCTTGCGTTTTGTATTTGCCCAAGGGGGAGGAAGCACGTCGGAACAGACGTGGTCCGCTTATGTATTGGCACAGCCGTTTGGCCAATGGCTCACAGGGCTTACGGGTGCGGGTTTTGTCCTATTTGCGATCGTTCAATTTGTGAAGGGCATCCGGGCTTCATTTATGAAAGAATTCGATACATCAAAAATGAACAAACAGATGATATGCATCGCGAAAAACACCGGGCGCGCAGGCAATATCGCCCGAGCCATTATTTTCTCGGCCATCGGCTATTTTCTTATTAAGACAGCCATGACCGCTGACCCTGATGATACAAGAGGCTTTGACGGCGCGCTCGCCGAACTCGCACAGCAGCCGCATGGCAAATGGATTCTATCTATGTTGGCGTTCGGGCTGATTTTATATGGAATATACGCCATTATGAAAGGCATTTATCAGTATATGACATGGAAGAAGTGA